A window of the Chloroflexus sp. Y-396-1 genome harbors these coding sequences:
- a CDS encoding serine/threonine-protein kinase has translation MAEVTEILCPICHKPNLRRAKFCQHCGHDVVLNNDQPSDDRRYVITRIIKRGGQGAVYEGIDQHGRIYAIKEMLDRFADPKERAEAVARFNAEAELLQQLRHPRIPRVYSHFTDEGRHYLTMDFIRGEDLEQILEREGRIDEQRVLRWADEICDVLSYLHGKGFIYRDVKPSNVMIEPSGDVKLIDFGIAKLFKPTERGTQIGTPGYAPPEQYQGLATPQSDVYALAATLHHLLTGRDPTQELPFSFPPARKLVPTISERTSAALERALQKVPADRFATMDEFRAALIPTVKPQPVQVRVIPKPAPATPAARPAVSSSQAAPVTTASPAIPQSPPALATGTAIQSPKAPPRRLAARCIGWFVMLGLIGLIMLATFATVTRPGLLTPIIDLVSGDNANSGVGEPLQVTYELEITVPSNTTDEEILAAFREAFRSQVQQDYGAQTQINSNIPISYIGKPEQISKSNDQITYRARLTGTIWVRK, from the coding sequence ATGGCTGAGGTAACCGAGATCCTCTGCCCGATTTGTCATAAGCCGAATTTACGGCGAGCGAAGTTTTGTCAGCATTGCGGTCATGACGTCGTGCTGAATAATGATCAGCCGAGCGATGATCGGCGTTACGTCATTACGCGGATCATCAAGCGCGGTGGTCAGGGTGCGGTGTACGAAGGGATCGATCAGCACGGTCGGATATATGCGATCAAAGAAATGCTTGACCGTTTCGCCGATCCGAAAGAGCGGGCCGAGGCGGTTGCACGTTTTAACGCCGAAGCCGAGCTGTTACAACAATTGCGCCATCCACGCATTCCACGTGTCTACAGTCATTTTACCGACGAAGGCCGCCATTACCTGACCATGGATTTCATTCGTGGTGAAGACCTTGAACAAATCCTCGAACGAGAGGGGCGCATTGACGAACAGCGGGTGTTACGCTGGGCTGACGAGATTTGCGATGTGCTCAGTTATCTGCATGGGAAAGGCTTTATTTACCGTGATGTGAAGCCTTCCAATGTGATGATCGAGCCGAGTGGTGATGTGAAGTTGATCGACTTCGGCATCGCAAAGCTCTTTAAGCCTACCGAGCGCGGTACACAAATAGGGACACCAGGATATGCACCGCCCGAACAGTATCAGGGGTTGGCAACTCCACAATCTGATGTTTATGCATTAGCGGCCACGTTGCATCACCTGCTGACAGGGCGTGATCCAACGCAAGAATTGCCGTTTTCGTTTCCACCAGCGCGGAAACTGGTCCCAACCATTTCGGAACGAACGAGTGCTGCGTTAGAACGGGCACTGCAAAAGGTACCGGCCGATCGCTTTGCTACGATGGATGAGTTTCGAGCAGCGCTGATTCCCACCGTGAAACCACAACCGGTACAGGTGCGCGTTATACCAAAGCCTGCACCAGCCACACCGGCCGCTCGTCCGGCTGTTTCTTCATCGCAAGCTGCACCGGTGACAACAGCCTCGCCTGCGATACCTCAGTCACCGCCAGCGCTGGCAACCGGCACGGCAATTCAATCACCGAAGGCGCCACCGCGTCGATTAGCAGCACGGTGTATCGGTTGGTTTGTCATGCTAGGGTTGATTGGGTTGATCATGTTGGCTACATTTGCGACGGTGACCCGACCAGGTTTGCTGACACCAATCATCGATCTGGTATCAGGTGACAATGCCAATTCGGGCGTCGGTGAACCCCTTCAAGTTACGTATGAGCTAGAGATAACCGTTCCGTCTAATACTACTGACGAAGAAATTCTTGCCGCTTTCCGGGAGGCTTTCCGCAGCCAGGTTCAACAAGATTACGGTGCGCAAACTCAGATCAACTCAAACATTCCCATCAGTTACATCGGAAAACCCGAGCAGATAAGCAAGAGCAATGACCAAATCACCTATCGGGCACGTTTGACCGGTACAATCTGGGTCAGGAAGTGA
- the minD gene encoding septum site-determining protein MinD, whose product MGRVITVTSGKGGVGKTTTTANLGTALAMRGARVAVVDADIGLRNLDVVMGLENRIVYDLVDVVEGRARLRQALIKDKRLPELCLLPAAQTRDKDAVNAQQMIDLTQQLRAEFDFVLIDSPAGIEAGFRNAIAGADEVIIVTTPEVSAVRDADRIVGLIEAAEKGPASLIINRIKPRLVSRGEMLSVEDVLELLAISLLGIVPEDETIVIATNRGEAAVYDPNSLAGRAYINIAQRLAGEDVPIMAIPDQQGVLDRLLSLFGRRRT is encoded by the coding sequence ATGGGGCGAGTCATTACCGTTACATCGGGGAAAGGGGGCGTTGGTAAGACGACAACCACCGCTAACCTGGGAACGGCGCTGGCAATGCGTGGCGCACGGGTCGCTGTGGTTGATGCCGATATTGGCTTGCGCAACCTCGATGTGGTCATGGGGCTTGAAAACCGCATTGTGTACGATCTGGTGGACGTAGTGGAGGGCCGCGCCCGCTTGCGGCAGGCCTTGATTAAGGATAAGCGCCTGCCAGAGCTGTGTCTGCTTCCGGCTGCCCAGACACGTGATAAAGATGCGGTCAATGCTCAGCAGATGATTGATCTCACGCAACAATTACGGGCTGAGTTTGATTTTGTGTTGATCGACAGTCCTGCTGGTATTGAAGCTGGTTTTCGCAATGCGATTGCCGGTGCTGATGAGGTGATTATTGTAACGACGCCAGAAGTGTCGGCGGTGCGTGATGCTGATCGGATCGTTGGCTTGATTGAAGCGGCAGAGAAGGGGCCAGCCTCGCTGATTATCAACCGTATTAAGCCGCGTTTGGTGAGCCGTGGGGAGATGCTGTCGGTAGAAGATGTGCTTGAGTTGCTAGCCATTTCGCTACTCGGCATCGTGCCAGAAGACGAGACGATTGTGATTGCCACTAATCGGGGTGAAGCGGCTGTCTATGATCCGAATTCTCTGGCTGGTCGTGCGTATATCAATATTGCGCAGCGATTGGCTGGTGAAGATGTACCGATTATGGCAATCCCTGATCAGCAAGGCGTGCTTGACCGCTTGCTCAGTCTGTTTGGGCGGCGACGGACATAG
- the acs gene encoding acetate--CoA ligase, producing MTETREVALPDTSEMYYPDPTLVEQSNVMAYARKKGFNSYDELYQWTITHREEFWADMASELEWYQPWEKVIDDSNKPFYKWFVGGKTNIVANAIDRHLKTWRKNKLALIWEGEDGSQRTYSYYQLNYEVSRIANVLKSMGVKKGDIVTIYMPRIPELMFSMLACAKIGAAHSVVYGGFSEAALADRLADAKSKVLITADGGYMRGKIVELKKIVNEALSRTPTVQTCLVFRHTNHGVPMEQGRDFWMHDLLGLPIANGHCPTEEMDAEDMLFILYTSGTTGKPKGVVHTHGGYMVGTYTTLKFVFDIKDEDRYWCAADPGWITGHSFIVYAPLINGATSFMYEGAPNYPYPDRWWSMVDKHGITILYTAPTAIRGLMRFGDLWPSRHNLSTLRLLGSVGEPINPEAWKWFYEKIGHNRCPIMDTWWQTETGHFMITPTPAVPLKPGSATRPFLGIEVDVVHEDGTPCAPDEDGLLVIKSPWPGMMRTILNDPQRYVEGYWQKVPPYYAAGDSARKDKDGYVWVIGRLDDVIKVSGYRLGTAEVESALVSHPAVAEAAAIGLPHEVKGNAIHAFVILRAGYEPSHELEEKLRAHVGHELGPIARPDSITFVTSLPKTRSGKIMRRVLRARALGLPEGDISTLEE from the coding sequence ATGACCGAGACTCGCGAAGTGGCGCTGCCTGACACAAGTGAAATGTATTACCCTGACCCGACGCTGGTTGAGCAATCAAATGTAATGGCTTATGCCCGCAAAAAAGGCTTCAACTCCTACGACGAACTCTACCAATGGACGATCACCCACCGCGAAGAGTTTTGGGCCGATATGGCCAGCGAACTAGAATGGTACCAACCCTGGGAGAAGGTGATCGACGACAGCAACAAACCCTTCTACAAGTGGTTTGTCGGTGGCAAAACGAACATTGTCGCCAACGCCATTGATCGCCATCTCAAAACCTGGCGCAAGAACAAGCTGGCCCTGATTTGGGAGGGCGAAGATGGTAGCCAGCGCACCTATTCCTACTACCAGCTCAATTATGAAGTGTCGCGGATTGCTAACGTCTTGAAGAGCATGGGAGTTAAGAAGGGCGACATTGTTACCATCTACATGCCCCGCATCCCAGAGTTAATGTTTAGCATGCTGGCCTGCGCCAAGATTGGCGCCGCTCACAGTGTTGTCTACGGTGGGTTTTCGGAAGCAGCGCTGGCCGACCGCCTAGCTGACGCTAAAAGCAAGGTCCTGATTACCGCCGATGGTGGCTACATGCGCGGCAAGATCGTTGAGCTGAAGAAGATCGTCAACGAGGCGTTGTCGCGTACCCCCACCGTACAAACCTGCCTTGTCTTCCGGCACACAAACCACGGCGTACCCATGGAGCAGGGGCGTGACTTCTGGATGCATGACCTGCTCGGCTTGCCAATCGCGAACGGTCATTGCCCAACCGAGGAGATGGACGCCGAGGATATGCTCTTCATCCTCTATACGTCAGGAACAACGGGCAAGCCCAAGGGGGTCGTCCATACGCACGGCGGTTACATGGTCGGGACGTACACGACCCTGAAGTTTGTCTTTGACATCAAAGACGAAGATCGGTACTGGTGTGCTGCTGATCCGGGATGGATTACCGGTCACTCGTTCATCGTGTACGCGCCATTGATTAACGGTGCAACCTCATTTATGTACGAGGGCGCACCGAATTACCCCTATCCCGACCGCTGGTGGAGCATGGTTGATAAACACGGTATTACTATTCTTTACACCGCACCCACTGCAATTCGCGGTCTGATGCGGTTTGGTGATCTCTGGCCGTCTCGCCATAACTTAAGTACGCTCCGCCTGCTCGGTTCGGTCGGCGAACCGATCAACCCCGAAGCGTGGAAGTGGTTCTACGAAAAGATCGGTCACAACCGCTGTCCAATCATGGATACCTGGTGGCAAACCGAAACTGGGCATTTCATGATTACGCCAACACCGGCAGTACCGCTGAAACCAGGCTCAGCGACGCGGCCGTTCCTCGGCATTGAAGTGGATGTTGTACACGAAGATGGCACGCCATGCGCGCCAGATGAGGATGGTCTGCTCGTTATCAAGAGTCCATGGCCCGGTATGATGCGCACTATCCTCAATGATCCGCAGCGCTACGTCGAAGGGTACTGGCAAAAGGTGCCGCCGTATTACGCCGCAGGCGATAGTGCACGCAAAGATAAAGATGGCTACGTCTGGGTCATCGGTCGGCTTGACGACGTTATTAAGGTATCGGGCTACCGGCTTGGTACTGCCGAAGTCGAGAGTGCGTTGGTCAGCCATCCAGCAGTAGCCGAGGCAGCGGCCATTGGTCTGCCTCACGAGGTAAAGGGCAATGCGATTCACGCATTCGTCATCCTGCGTGCCGGTTACGAGCCAAGCCACGAGCTGGAAGAAAAGCTGCGTGCACACGTTGGACACGAATTAGGCCCCATCGCCCGGCCTGACTCGATCACGTTTGTAACTTCGCTACCGAAGACTCGGTCGGGTAAGATTATGCGCCGTGTCTTGCGAGCACGTGCGTTGGGTCTGCCTGAAGGTGATATTTCAACGCTTGAAGAGTAG
- the minE gene encoding cell division topological specificity factor MinE, with protein sequence MSFFNGLFGRKRDSSAELAKQRLLTVLIDDRYKLTPEMMAQLKADLAEVLRRYLPAIDADQIEVTLSRGEAHDLLKADVPLRRSVDPPSHR encoded by the coding sequence GTGTCGTTTTTCAATGGCCTCTTCGGTCGGAAACGCGACTCAAGTGCCGAACTGGCCAAGCAACGGCTGTTGACGGTGCTGATCGACGACCGTTACAAACTAACACCAGAAATGATGGCCCAACTAAAGGCCGATCTTGCCGAGGTTCTTCGGCGCTACCTTCCGGCCATTGATGCCGATCAGATCGAGGTTACCCTCAGTCGTGGGGAGGCACACGATTTACTGAAGGCTGATGTGCCACTCCGTCGTTCGGTTGATCCGCCGTCTCATCGGTAG
- the minC gene encoding septum site-determining protein MinC, which produces MSDLISIKGSRDGLRLRLDANAAWSELLSRLDHHLGERRSFFHGASVVIDLGDREVSSAQLDEMLALIRQHGVQATAIDSSERATRMAARAVGLATRPIARYPEPMPMPEAEALLVIRTLRSGQVLRHTGHITLIGDVNPGAEIIAGGSVVVWGRLRGLVHAGALGDSSAIICALELRPTQLRIADLIARAPDQHQVNRPEFARVVAGEIIVDGWETFKR; this is translated from the coding sequence ATGAGCGATCTGATCAGTATAAAGGGTAGCCGCGATGGACTACGGCTTCGCTTAGATGCCAACGCTGCATGGTCGGAACTGTTGAGCCGACTCGATCATCATTTGGGCGAACGACGTAGTTTCTTTCACGGCGCTAGTGTTGTGATCGATCTAGGTGATCGTGAGGTTTCATCGGCCCAATTAGATGAAATGCTGGCCCTGATTCGTCAGCATGGAGTACAGGCCACAGCCATTGACTCGTCAGAGCGGGCTACCCGTATGGCGGCACGGGCTGTTGGATTAGCAACCCGTCCGATAGCGCGTTACCCTGAACCGATGCCGATGCCTGAAGCTGAGGCACTTCTTGTAATACGTACATTGCGGTCAGGGCAGGTCTTGCGTCACACCGGGCATATTACGCTGATTGGTGATGTGAATCCTGGCGCTGAGATCATCGCTGGTGGGAGCGTTGTCGTTTGGGGGCGGTTACGCGGTTTGGTGCACGCCGGGGCATTGGGCGATAGCAGTGCGATCATCTGTGCGCTCGAGTTACGTCCGACGCAATTACGTATTGCCGATTTGATCGCACGCGCACCGGATCAGCATCAGGTCAATCGGCCTGAGTTTGCGCGTGTTGTTGCCGGTGAGATTATTGTTGATGGATGGGAAACGTTTAAGCGTTAG
- a CDS encoding AI-2E family transporter, with product MESSDRPIRFSYQARWIVSGLVIVLTIWFLFAVTHILPPFIAAIITAYLFNPLIGWLHRRTRVGRAVWIVILYIVAFIVLYSLFTALWPRIVQQSRDLAANAPIIIRELTIFFEQNQTIEIGGGVISLAPLEAQVIGLIRDGAGWLSGNVPKIVFSALESVIYLLVYLIITFYLLLQAPQLKAWTYHLIPAPYRREIGHLGSQIDQVFSAYIRGQLILIVIMSVLLYIPLSILQVPYALVIAVASGVLEILPIIGPWSAAGIAMTVALFQPVTPFGLSNVALAILLGIIYFVLRQIEDHFIIPNVMGPLVRLHPGVVIFAILAGGALAGAFGLFISIPIAAVIRIVLSYLYRKLTDQPEVPSDTDQPHVDVPTETVTGEMALGSQG from the coding sequence ATGGAGAGTAGTGATCGGCCTATTCGGTTTTCATATCAGGCCAGGTGGATCGTTAGTGGTCTGGTAATAGTGTTGACGATCTGGTTTTTGTTTGCGGTGACGCATATTTTGCCACCGTTTATTGCGGCTATTATTACCGCTTACCTGTTTAACCCTTTGATCGGTTGGTTGCACCGTCGTACCCGTGTTGGTCGGGCGGTATGGATTGTCATACTCTACATTGTCGCCTTTATTGTACTATACAGTCTTTTTACCGCTCTTTGGCCGCGAATTGTCCAGCAAAGTCGGGATTTAGCTGCGAATGCGCCAATCATTATCCGAGAGCTGACCATCTTTTTTGAGCAAAACCAGACGATTGAGATTGGGGGGGGTGTAATTAGTCTTGCCCCTCTCGAAGCGCAAGTTATTGGGCTGATTCGTGATGGAGCCGGTTGGCTCAGTGGTAATGTACCAAAGATCGTATTCTCAGCCCTCGAAAGCGTGATCTATCTCTTAGTCTATTTGATAATCACTTTTTATCTGCTATTACAGGCGCCGCAGTTGAAAGCCTGGACCTATCATCTCATACCGGCTCCATACCGACGTGAGATCGGTCACCTCGGTTCACAGATTGATCAGGTATTCAGTGCGTATATTCGCGGTCAATTGATCCTGATCGTGATTATGTCGGTGTTGCTCTACATCCCGCTTTCCATTCTGCAAGTGCCTTACGCGCTGGTCATTGCGGTGGCCTCCGGCGTACTCGAAATTTTACCCATTATTGGCCCGTGGTCGGCTGCTGGTATTGCAATGACAGTAGCGCTTTTTCAGCCGGTGACGCCGTTTGGTCTCTCTAATGTAGCGCTGGCGATATTACTGGGGATCATCTACTTTGTGTTACGCCAGATCGAAGACCATTTTATTATTCCCAACGTGATGGGGCCGCTGGTACGGCTGCATCCGGGTGTCGTCATCTTTGCTATTCTAGCCGGCGGTGCGCTGGCTGGTGCTTTCGGTCTCTTTATCTCAATTCCCATTGCAGCCGTGATCCGGATTGTTCTCAGTTATCTCTACCGTAAGTTGACCGATCAGCCCGAAGTGCCGTCTGATACCGACCAACCGCACGTCGATGTTCCGACCGAGACGGTGACCGGTGAGATGGCGCTCGGTTCACAAGGATAG
- the prpE gene encoding propionate--CoA ligase gives MANSQRRIAVGYEAVYRRSIEEPEAYWAEFAAELHWFKPWEKVLDNSNPPFTRWFVGGETNLCYNAVDRHALGKRRGQAALIWESAETGQSRTLTFFELYREVNRLAGLFHNLGVRKGDRIIIYMPMVPEAIFAMLACVRIGAIHSVVFGGFSVTSLASRIDDAEPVLIVTADAGMRKGQPVPLKEIVDKALAEANTDSVRDVLVLNRGLVPVELKKGRDLDWYEQLAKRGERYVEPVPVASTDPSYILYTSGTTGKPKGVVRDTGGYMVALYASMSTIYNCGDGDVFWSTSDIGWVVGHSYIVYAPLLKGVPTVVYEGRPDHPDPGVWWRVIEKYGVTHVFTAPTALRALRKFPEHWMRDADISSLKLLFAAGEPLDAPTYEWATNTLGVPVIDHYWQTESGWPMVTNPVGVELLPIKPGSPTKPAFGHRLEVVDADGNPVPPGEKGFLVEHGPLPPGTLLTLWNDDERFVKGYWGHFKDKLLYMTGDYAIKDEDGYLFMLGRADEVLNVSGHRLGTREIEEVISAHPAVAEASVIGVRDELKGEDVLVVAVLKQHITPQMQDDIANEIRQLVRERIGPIATPKAVHFVSMLPKTRSGKIMRRVIRAVYQGDNLGDLSTIEDDATVDMVREAIELLRGDLS, from the coding sequence ATTGCAAACTCGCAGAGGAGGATCGCCGTGGGCTACGAAGCCGTCTATCGCCGATCAATTGAGGAGCCAGAAGCGTATTGGGCAGAGTTCGCTGCTGAACTACACTGGTTCAAACCATGGGAGAAGGTGCTTGATAATAGTAATCCGCCGTTCACACGCTGGTTTGTCGGCGGTGAAACAAACCTGTGCTACAACGCGGTTGACCGTCACGCCCTTGGAAAACGACGTGGTCAGGCAGCTCTCATCTGGGAGAGTGCGGAAACCGGTCAATCACGCACGCTGACCTTCTTCGAGCTATACCGCGAAGTCAATCGACTAGCCGGTCTGTTCCATAATTTGGGTGTGCGTAAGGGTGATCGGATCATCATCTATATGCCGATGGTCCCTGAAGCCATCTTTGCAATGCTGGCCTGTGTCCGAATTGGGGCCATTCATTCGGTTGTGTTTGGCGGTTTCTCGGTTACTTCGCTTGCATCACGGATCGACGATGCCGAACCGGTGCTGATCGTCACTGCGGATGCAGGCATGCGCAAAGGTCAACCAGTACCGCTGAAAGAAATTGTCGATAAGGCGCTTGCCGAGGCTAATACCGATAGTGTACGCGATGTTCTAGTACTAAACCGTGGTCTCGTGCCGGTTGAATTGAAAAAGGGACGTGACCTTGACTGGTATGAACAACTGGCGAAACGTGGTGAACGGTATGTCGAACCGGTACCGGTCGCCAGCACCGATCCCTCGTACATTCTTTATACTTCAGGTACAACCGGCAAACCCAAAGGAGTAGTACGTGATACAGGCGGCTACATGGTAGCGCTCTACGCCAGTATGAGCACCATCTACAACTGCGGCGACGGCGATGTCTTCTGGAGCACCAGCGATATTGGTTGGGTCGTCGGCCATTCTTATATCGTCTATGCCCCCCTTCTTAAGGGTGTACCGACCGTGGTTTACGAAGGGCGTCCCGATCATCCAGATCCCGGTGTCTGGTGGCGTGTGATCGAGAAGTATGGGGTCACGCATGTCTTTACTGCGCCGACTGCCTTGCGTGCGCTGCGCAAATTCCCCGAACACTGGATGCGTGACGCTGATATTAGTTCGCTAAAACTCCTTTTTGCTGCTGGTGAGCCACTCGATGCGCCCACTTATGAATGGGCAACCAACACGCTTGGAGTGCCGGTCATCGATCACTACTGGCAGACCGAAAGTGGCTGGCCGATGGTCACTAATCCGGTTGGCGTCGAGTTGCTACCGATTAAGCCCGGTTCCCCAACCAAACCGGCATTTGGTCATCGGCTTGAAGTGGTTGATGCTGATGGTAATCCGGTACCGCCAGGCGAGAAAGGTTTTCTGGTCGAGCACGGCCCACTACCGCCCGGTACATTACTCACGCTGTGGAATGACGATGAACGCTTCGTGAAGGGCTATTGGGGACACTTCAAAGACAAGCTCCTCTATATGACCGGTGATTATGCCATCAAAGATGAAGATGGTTATCTGTTCATGCTTGGGCGAGCCGATGAAGTGCTCAACGTAAGCGGTCATCGTCTGGGAACCCGCGAGATTGAAGAGGTGATCTCGGCCCATCCGGCGGTTGCCGAGGCTAGTGTGATCGGCGTGCGCGATGAGCTGAAGGGTGAAGATGTGCTGGTGGTGGCCGTGCTTAAGCAGCACATCACACCGCAGATGCAAGACGACATCGCCAATGAAATCCGGCAACTGGTTCGCGAACGGATCGGTCCCATCGCCACACCAAAAGCGGTGCATTTCGTAAGTATGCTGCCCAAGACACGGTCGGGGAAGATTATGCGTCGTGTCATTCGCGCCGTCTATCAAGGTGATAACTTGGGCGATTTGAGCACGATTGAAGACGACGCTACCGTTGATATGGTGCGTGAAGCGATTGAGTTACTGCGCGGCGATCTCTCGTAG
- the era gene encoding GTPase Era: MKYCSLDTNAGTLYLYFTDLEEGQATATMEYPVSLLLDVQGAIFGCRVDLDDEVILSQLELILDAPYNWLDGEYGHLYIRLADEDPTEVIPLSETAILDLDDDDLVLGIELALPPEWRTPERLQRLMPLMVSFDDEPVAGEGPVVLTPPPSAISAELSTESDATTGEGIPLDRWRVGFVALVGKPNVGKSTLLNALLGEKVAIVSPRPQTTRVPVRGILSRPGEQIIFIDTPGIHQPNHRLGQLMVELAERTLPNADVICFMVDISQPPTRLDRMIAQQVQRARGHKLLVLNKVDKKPKRPGENYLSAYRELGPWEMEIAISAQRQLGLAALLSEISARLPEGPPLYPLDQITDQSEQQLAAEFVREKALFYLQQEVPHAIAIEVEEWQEKENVTYIRMTINVEKESQKGILIGAGGSMLKKIGSAARASIERMLGRPVYLDLWVKVRPDWRDDPSALSWLGYRAKNFL; the protein is encoded by the coding sequence ATGAAATATTGCTCGCTTGATACGAATGCCGGTACGCTCTATCTCTATTTTACCGACCTCGAAGAAGGTCAGGCGACGGCAACAATGGAATATCCGGTAAGCCTGCTCCTCGATGTGCAGGGAGCCATCTTTGGTTGTCGGGTTGATCTCGATGATGAAGTGATCCTCAGCCAACTGGAGTTAATCCTCGATGCGCCGTACAACTGGCTTGACGGCGAATACGGTCATCTTTACATCCGCCTGGCCGATGAAGACCCGACCGAAGTGATTCCACTCAGCGAAACGGCGATTCTCGATCTCGATGATGATGATCTGGTGCTGGGGATCGAGCTAGCACTACCTCCAGAGTGGCGTACTCCCGAACGGCTACAGCGTCTAATGCCACTCATGGTGTCGTTTGATGATGAGCCGGTTGCCGGCGAAGGACCAGTGGTGTTGACGCCACCACCGAGTGCGATCTCTGCTGAACTATCGACCGAATCTGATGCAACCACAGGTGAGGGCATCCCGTTGGATCGGTGGCGTGTGGGGTTTGTCGCTCTGGTAGGGAAGCCAAATGTCGGCAAGAGCACTTTACTCAATGCGTTGCTGGGTGAAAAGGTGGCGATTGTATCGCCTCGTCCGCAGACAACACGGGTTCCGGTGCGTGGAATCCTCTCGCGACCTGGCGAGCAAATTATTTTTATCGATACACCTGGTATTCACCAGCCCAACCATCGGTTGGGGCAATTGATGGTCGAACTCGCCGAACGCACGCTACCCAACGCCGATGTGATCTGCTTTATGGTTGATATTAGTCAGCCACCTACCCGCCTGGATCGCATGATTGCGCAACAGGTCCAGCGTGCTCGTGGTCACAAGCTGTTGGTGCTCAACAAGGTAGACAAGAAACCAAAGCGTCCCGGCGAAAATTACCTGTCTGCCTATCGCGAATTGGGACCGTGGGAGATGGAGATTGCAATCTCCGCTCAGCGCCAACTGGGTCTGGCTGCGTTACTCTCCGAAATTAGTGCGCGATTACCGGAGGGACCACCACTTTATCCGCTCGATCAGATTACCGATCAGAGTGAGCAACAACTGGCAGCCGAATTTGTGCGTGAAAAGGCACTCTTCTACCTGCAACAAGAGGTGCCCCACGCGATTGCCATTGAAGTGGAAGAGTGGCAGGAAAAAGAGAATGTTACGTACATCCGTATGACGATTAATGTCGAAAAAGAGAGCCAAAAAGGTATCTTGATCGGCGCCGGTGGGAGTATGCTGAAGAAGATCGGGAGTGCAGCCCGCGCTTCGATTGAGCGTATGCTTGGTCGTCCGGTTTATCTTGATCTATGGGTGAAAGTGCGTCCTGATTGGCGAGATGATCCGAGTGCTCTCAGTTGGTTGGGGTATCGGGCAAAGAACTTTCTGTAG
- a CDS encoding ArsJ-associated glyceraldehyde-3-phosphate dehydrogenase, giving the protein MAARVGINGFGRIGRLALRAAWEWPELEIVHINEIGGDAATAAHLLSFDSTQGRWSHDVQGEGDRLYIDGKEISFSQEKDPGAVPWATMGVDIVLEATGKFRTVAQLASYFTAGVKKVIVAAPVKGEALNVVMGVNDHWYEPARHHLLTAASCTTNCLAPIVKVIHEGIGISHGMITTIHSSTNTQSVHDRPAKDLRRARAASLSLIPTTTGSATAIGMIFPELQGKLDGQAVRVPLLNASLTDCVFEVRRPTTVTEVNELLRTAAEGPLRGILAYETRPLVSIDFLGNPHSAIVDSLCTMVTNGTQVKIYAWYDNEWGYANRYVELARKVAQLL; this is encoded by the coding sequence ATGGCGGCACGGGTAGGGATCAACGGGTTCGGACGGATCGGACGGCTCGCCCTCCGCGCGGCGTGGGAATGGCCAGAGCTAGAGATTGTACATATCAATGAGATTGGCGGCGATGCAGCAACGGCAGCCCACCTGCTTAGTTTCGACTCTACGCAAGGGCGTTGGTCGCACGACGTACAGGGTGAAGGTGATCGGTTATATATTGACGGCAAGGAAATCAGCTTCAGTCAAGAAAAAGATCCCGGCGCTGTGCCATGGGCAACAATGGGAGTTGACATCGTACTCGAAGCAACGGGCAAGTTCCGCACTGTCGCCCAACTGGCAAGCTACTTCACCGCTGGCGTGAAAAAAGTGATCGTTGCGGCGCCGGTGAAGGGTGAAGCGCTCAATGTCGTGATGGGAGTCAACGATCACTGGTACGAACCGGCCCGGCATCATCTGCTAACCGCAGCCTCTTGCACAACCAACTGTCTGGCCCCAATTGTGAAAGTCATTCACGAAGGAATCGGTATTTCCCATGGTATGATTACCACTATTCATAGCTCAACCAATACCCAGAGCGTGCATGATCGTCCGGCGAAGGATTTACGGCGGGCACGAGCCGCCAGTCTGTCGCTCATCCCCACGACGACCGGTTCAGCTACCGCGATTGGGATGATCTTCCCCGAATTGCAGGGAAAACTTGACGGCCAGGCAGTACGTGTTCCGCTGCTCAACGCCTCGCTAACCGACTGTGTTTTTGAGGTACGCCGACCAACGACAGTAACTGAAGTAAACGAACTGTTACGAACAGCAGCAGAAGGCCCTCTGCGAGGAATCCTTGCGTATGAAACACGCCCCCTCGTCTCAATCGATTTTCTCGGCAACCCACATTCGGCGATTGTCGACTCGTTATGCACGATGGTCACCAACGGAACGCAAGTCAAGATATATGCGTGGTACGACAATGAATGGGGCTACGCAAACCGGTATGTCGAATTAGCACGGAAGGTAGCACAACTGCTATGA